One part of the Arabidopsis thaliana chromosome 1 sequence genome encodes these proteins:
- a CDS encoding Ribonuclease inhibitor (Ribonuclease inhibitor; BEST Arabidopsis thaliana protein match is: receptor like protein 7 (TAIR:AT1G47890.1); Has 1846 Blast hits to 1586 proteins in 59 species: Archae - 0; Bacteria - 4; Metazoa - 1; Fungi - 0; Plants - 1826; Viruses - 0; Other Eukaryotes - 15 (source: NCBI BLink).), translated as MNHSCLYEAISSPNTTPGAKPKPAATQLSLSNIFLGFNNNFTGEIPQSICGLNSLYALDLLDNNLHGSIPQCLETLMMSSLLYRPMTLASHKFSWHLDHMILRISTL; from the exons ATGAACCACTCATGCTTGTATGAAGCCATATCCAGTCCAAATACAACTCCAGGTGCAAAGCCTAAACCTGCTGCTACCCAACTCa GtctctcaaatatttttttgggattcAATAATAACTTCACCGGAGAGATACCTCAGTCAATATGTGGACTCAACTCTCTATACGCCCTAGATCTATTAGACAACAATCTCCACGGCTCAATTCCTCAGTGTTTAGAGACTCTGATGATGAGTTCTCTTTTGTATCGTCCCATGACTTTAGCCTCTCACAAATTTAGTTGGCATCTGGATCATATGATACTGCGGATATCAACACTTTAG